In Daphnia pulicaria isolate SC F1-1A chromosome 5, SC_F0-13Bv2, whole genome shotgun sequence, a single genomic region encodes these proteins:
- the LOC124340550 gene encoding uncharacterized protein LOC124340550 encodes MGNVASYFSGKESLEEYVICQTDEKIVDGSHHTPARCGKIMAANQLCDPRSPTFDIDRTPIEFQVEDEGPVDPRSPSFGIIRTPVNPTVYKIPDVLEASIEKEREGLIQVLNFADLDCLSLSNIEEDDSIVSGEVPARMVIEDLSVPMITDELPAPFIEETLDFSSLVIAASSTPTSSPVKISSKSRRTVTNNVVIDENSFGKSNSPVNGGNSLLARPRVPFGDVNRPSLASPRLQLQHKQRHVVRTEILQHQQRYCNKND; translated from the exons ATGGGGAACGttgcaagttatttttctGGCAAAGAGTCGTTAGAGGAGTATGTTATTTGTCAAACTGACGAAAAAATCGTCGATGGCAGCCATCACACACCAGCACGTTGTGGCAAAATTATGGCAGCAAATCAGTTATGTGATCCTAGATCACCAACATTTGATATCGATCGTACGCCTATCGAG tttcaagtggaagatgAAGGGCCAGTGGACCCAAGATCTCCATCATTTGGAATTATACGTACACCAGTGAACCCCACTGTTTATAAAATTCCAGATGTACTAGAAGCTAGTATTGAAAAAGAACGAGAGGGCCTGATTCAGGTTCTGAATTTTGCCGATTTGGactgcctctctctctctaacatTGAAGAGGATGATTCCATAGTCTCTGGAGAGGTTCCTGCACGAATGGTCATTGAAGATCTTTCTGTTCCAATGATCACTGATGAACTTCCTGCCCCATTTATTGAAGAAACTTTGGACTTTTCCTCCCTCGTCATTGCGGCGTCGAGCACACCGACGTCAAGCCCAGTCAAAATTTCTAGTAAATCTAGACGTACCGTCACCAACAACGTCGTCATCGATGAAAATAGTTTCGGCAAGAGCAACAGTCCAGTGAACGGCGGAAATTCTCTGTTGGCTCGACCCCGAGTTCCTTTTGGTGATGTTAACCGTCCTTCGTTGGCTTCCCCTCGTCTTCAATTGCAACACAAACAAAGGCATGTTGTGCGAACCGAAATCCTTCAGCATCAACAGCGGTATTGCAACAAAAACGACTAA